In one window of Oncorhynchus kisutch isolate 150728-3 linkage group LG16, Okis_V2, whole genome shotgun sequence DNA:
- the LOC109881980 gene encoding proteasome subunit beta type-6: protein MAAATAMRFGQLSSGSDMAPDWTTKEVSTGTTIMAVEYDGGVVIGADSRTTTGAYIANRVTDKLTPIHDRIFCCRSGSAADTQAIADVVTYQLGFHSIELDEAPLVQTAANLFKASCYRYREELMAGIIVAGWDKRRGGQVYTVPVGGMLVRQPVSVGGSGSTYIYGYMDSNYKPNMTKDQCLRLVSGALSLAMERDGSSGGVVRLAAISETGVDRQVILGNQLPKWSTA, encoded by the exons ATGGCGGCAGCAACGGCGATGCGGTTCGGTCAGCTCTCCTCCGGTAGCGACATGGCACCGGACTGGACCACGAAGGAAGTCAGCACCGGG ACCACCATTATGGCAGTGGAGTATGATGGAGGTGTGGTGATTGGTGCAGACTCCCGTACTACTACTGG ggcCTACATAGCCAACCGCGTGACAGACAAGTTGACTCCTATTCATGACAGAATCTTCTGCTGTCGGTCTGGTTCTGCTGCCGATACTCAGGCTATAGctgatgttgttacctaccagcTGGGGTTCCACAG tATTGAGCTGGATGAAGCCCCATTGGTCCAGACAGCTGCCAATCTATTTAAGGCGTCCTGCTATAGGTACAGAGAGGAGCTGATGGCCGGGATCATCGTGGCGGGATGGGACAAGAGACGGGGAGGACAG gtGTACACTGTCCCAGTAGGAGGTATGCTGGTCAGACAGCCTGTATCAGTTGGAGGGTCAGGATCCACCTATATCTATGGTTACATGGACTCCAACTACAAACCCAACATGACAAAGGACCAGTGTCTTCGCCTGGTATCTGGAG CCCTGTCCCTGGCTATGGAGAGAGATGGGTCCAGTGGAGGCGTGGTCCGGCTGGCAGCCATCTCAGAGACTGGAGTGGACAGACAGGTCATCCTGGGAAACCAGCTACCTAAATGGTCTACTGCTtaa
- the trappc1 gene encoding trafficking protein particle complex subunit 1 has translation MTVHNLYIFDRNGSCLHYGEWNRKKQAGISKEEEFKLMYGMLFSIRSFCSKMSPLDMKDGFLTFQTSKYKLHYYETATGVKIIMNTDLGVPNAKDILHQIYSTLYVEYIVKNPLCVLGEQLSSDLFSTRLDLYIRALPFFSPRAA, from the exons ATGACGGTTCATAACCTGTACATCTTTGATCGTAACGGAAGCTGTTTGCACTATGGGGAGTGGAACCGCAAGAAACAGGCCGGCATCTCCAAGGAAGAG gagtTTAAGCTGATGTATGGGATGCTGTTCTCCATTAGATCCTTCTGCAGCAAGATGTCTCCCCTGGATAT GAAGGATGGTTTCTTGACCTTTCAGACCAGCAAGTATAAACTGCACTACTATGAGACAGCTACTGGCGTTAAGATCATAATGAACACAGACCTGGGAGTTCCCAACGCTAAAGATATACTGCACCAGATATACAGCACG CTGTATGTAGAGTACATAGTGAAGAATCCTTTGTGTGTTCTGGGGGAGCAGCTGTCCTCTGACCTCTTCTCTACTAGACTGGACCTCTACATCCGAGCCCTGCCCTTCTTCAGCCCCCGCgctgcataa